In the genome of Mytilus edulis chromosome 3, xbMytEdul2.2, whole genome shotgun sequence, one region contains:
- the LOC139516299 gene encoding putative uncharacterized protein DDB_G0282133: MKPNNIHVAMETLKSGDDITNFSSISTSTDSNISTASSNYVYSITIYYIGALAFTMLVVMTVAFIIMCHVLRRLRYKTRPPEPVRMTSNNDFNIRISDVFDGGNKRRMSRAPGQSRNTAYFRQDSQEASRFDRMSVVPYAVSVVNDNLNPPPIIGETPKSEHLVTQTMAETTNHSVTQVTDSTGVNLMHSTQSLPNSKSIPANGYLTKQNQFISPPTLPNSILVNESTTQQNNFIVSSTLRNSNKNGVHGNENMTQHVNDNMTQHVNEDMTHQTRVILSSTLPNHNTNNITVDKNIATQQNKIVLPSTLPNNATQHNPANELIVQEKMARTDRPIRTTNEYQVPTSAKVVKDKDKTHYQIPGNHYQTPKSPIMSKNPNYQTPKAPRKVIVV, translated from the coding sequence GTACAGCGTCTTCCAACTATGTTTACTCAATCACCATATATTACATAGGTGCATTGGCCTTTACGATGCTCGTTGTCATGACAGTAGCCTTTATAATCATGTGCCATGTCTTACGTAGACTGCGATATAAGACCCGACCTCCAGAACCGGTTAGAATGACTAGTAATAATGATTTCAACATAAGAATTTCTGATGTATTTGATGGCGGAAACAAACGGAGGATGTCACGTGCCCCAGGACAGTCGAGGAATACAGCGTACTTCAGACAAGATTCGCAAGAAGCAAGTCGATTTGATCGAATGTCGGTGGTCCCATACGCTGTTTCTGTTGTAAATGATAATTTGAATCCACCGCCTATCATTGGCGAAACGCCAAAATCTGAACACTTGGTAACACAAACAATGGCTGAAACAACAAATCACAGTGTTACGCAGGTCACAGACTCGACCGGTGTTAATTTGATGCATTCAACACAATCATTGCCAAACTCAAAAAGTATTCCCGCCAATGGATACTTGACAAAACAAAACCAATTTATTTCCCCGCCAACATTACCAAATAGTATTCTTGTGAATGAAAGCACGACGCAACAGAACAATTTTATTGTGTCGTCAACACTGCGAAATAGCAATAAAAATGGGGTGCATGGGAATgaaaacatgacacaacatgtgAATGATAACATGACACAACATGTGAATGAAGACATGACGCACCAAACCAGAGTTATTCTGTCATCAACACTACCAAATCACAATACAAACAATATTACTGTGGATAAAAACATTGCGACgcaacaaaacaaaattgttttgcCCTCAACACTGCCAAATAACGCTACTCAACACAACCCTGCAAATGAATTGATAGTACAAGAAAAAATGGCCAGAACAGATCGGCCAATTCGTACAACCAATGAGTATCAAGTACCTACGTCAGCAAAAGTGGTAAAAGACAAAGATAAAACTCATTACCAGATTCCTGGAAACCATTATCAAACTCCTAAAAGTCCTATAATGTCTAAAAATCCGAATTATCAAACACCTAAAGCCCCTCGGAAAGTGATAGTAGTATAA